A portion of the Meriones unguiculatus strain TT.TT164.6M chromosome 11, Bangor_MerUng_6.1, whole genome shotgun sequence genome contains these proteins:
- the LOC110539644 gene encoding elongin-C-like gives MDGEEKTYGSCEGPDARYVKLISSDGHEFIVKREHALTSGTIKAMLSGPGQFAENETNEVNFREIPSHVLSKVCMYFTYKVRYTNSSTEIPEFPIAPEIALELLMAANFLDC, from the coding sequence ATGGATGGAGAGGAGAAAACCTATGGTAGCTGTGAAGGCCCTGATGCCAGGTATGTCAAATTAATATCTTCTGATGGTCATGAATTTATTGTAAAAAGAGAGCATGCGTTAACATCAGGAACAATAAAGGCCATGTTGAGTGGGCCAGGGCAGTTTGCTGAGAACGAAACCAATGAGGTCAATTTTAGAGAGATCCCTTCGCACGTGCTATCAAAAGTATGCATGTATTTTACCTACAAGGTCCGCTACACTAACAGCTCCACTGAGATTCCTGAATTCCCAATTGCACCTGAAATTGCACTGGAACTGCTGATGGCCGCGAACTTCCTAgattgttaa